From Nitrospiria bacterium, the proteins below share one genomic window:
- a CDS encoding LuxR C-terminal-related transcriptional regulator, with the protein MPGILILDYRKKPVFFNPVALDVFSRLESETLPTLKNPVSIAFPQEISNLYDTLKKDQNRLNCQTTLFATPETTYCCRGFFLQGPPGSIGKTFFIFFLIEKIMPRHKVDLDKFKKHFELSDRQMEIVKYLLVGLTNKEMAEESCVSEDTIKGHLRHIMKRLDVRSRTGILSKIFQLFNEPSSPQLNLKRRTPKKTFAA; encoded by the coding sequence ATGCCTGGAATTTTGATCCTTGATTACCGGAAAAAGCCCGTCTTTTTCAATCCGGTGGCGCTCGATGTATTCTCGAGGTTAGAGAGTGAAACTCTTCCAACACTGAAAAACCCGGTTAGTATCGCCTTTCCTCAAGAAATCTCGAATCTCTACGACACCCTCAAAAAAGATCAGAATCGCTTAAACTGTCAGACGACCTTGTTTGCCACCCCCGAGACGACGTATTGCTGTCGGGGATTTTTCCTTCAGGGTCCGCCCGGTTCCATCGGAAAAACATTTTTCATATTTTTCCTGATCGAAAAAATTATGCCCCGTCACAAGGTGGACCTTGATAAATTCAAGAAACATTTCGAGCTTTCCGATCGTCAGATGGAAATCGTGAAATATCTTTTGGTCGGATTGACGAATAAAGAGATGGCCGAGGAATCATGTGTGTCGGAAGATACCATCAAAGGGCACCTGAGACATATCATGAAGCGATTGGATGTTCGATCCAGGACCGGGATCCTTTCCAAGATCTTTCAACTCTTCAATGAGCCGTCCTCTCCTCAGTTGAATTTAAAGAGAAGAACCCCCAAAAAAACCTTCGCAGCGTGA
- a CDS encoding PilZ domain-containing protein — MTQRQAQRFLLSVIVNYEMSVHESSLRPVETPVAGKLMNISNGGLCLLTDVSLKVGQVLKMALPLHSVEATAPTLAEVRWVRKEDSQGSYQAGLRFLL, encoded by the coding sequence ATGACACAGCGGCAGGCTCAGCGCTTTTTGTTATCAGTCATTGTGAATTATGAGATGAGTGTCCATGAAAGTTCATTGCGGCCGGTTGAGACGCCGGTCGCAGGGAAGCTCATGAATATAAGCAACGGGGGTCTTTGTCTGCTGACGGACGTATCCCTGAAGGTGGGCCAGGTTCTGAAAATGGCCCTTCCTCTTCACAGTGTGGAGGCTACCGCACCGACCCTGGCTGAAGTCCGCTGGGTGAGAAAGGAGGATTCGCAAGGTAGTTATCAGGCTGGTTTGCGTTTTCTTCTTTAA
- the pal gene encoding peptidoglycan-associated lipoprotein Pal — MWCVGCFTLLVELSGTGWVEAAPTSSYIPDELLVKFKSGTPDDRIRRVHARMGVIREKRMGYTGIQRLRLPPGLSVDSAVAQYRSNPDVEYAEPNYIRRAMARPLDPAFSRQWGLHNTGQDLAGTPTPLKGIPDDDIDAEEAWDIVQGSPGMVIAVIDSGVDYNHPDLGDEDINNNGVLDPSEDVNNNGALDPGEDTNNNGILDPAEDQNGNGMKDPGNIWVNPGEDLNGNGIADPSELNTNTDNDNNGYPDDIQGWNFVGTQVSTIDPQGNCSFGPDDPDGNNDPMDDFGHGTAVAGVIAAKGNNNVGVAGILWNAKIMPLKFLGSVGCGTVADEVAAIDYAVRMGARIITIAAGGSGFQQSEFDAIAAARDAGILVVAAAGNGGSDNDASPVYPASYDLPNVISVASSDFKDNLGFLSNYGKKSVHLAAPGDCIYTTMPTGTFGLQNPPNLNRDCTDLPFKQYYDYITGTSFAAAFVSGVAGLLLIQDPSLAPDELKAILIGTTDPKTSLKGKVISNGRLNAHRALTRDLGAGFSGGETGRVGCGGIDLIGGDGPVSPGTAAASFLAMAFPLLLANRKARKILLGRRWSVFFFILIVLLLVLQVTPSVVYAQAEEETEMTHQITLKMGVHLYRSSEYFDTNSEFFEPQDLTSLSEELEYDYLWFSPSTISIAVGQYGGKTDFKTICCSQVEFRNRYLMTTLKFHFKPVKLKPFEFYLGPGLGYNRFDRKITVSNSTDNFSHGVFDIHFVAGAQVRLNTRLSILLESRYSSAKLKDADPLGDTLNIGGLTTYVGVAWRFPDFRHIIPTLTSNAAEEKMGPQPAPELTEERVIPPVEKPLEEGPTPEGKVATVEAELQQIHFGYDDWIIAEEARPILEENARWLQAHPEVNLALEGYCDERGTNEYNLALGARRAEAVKQVLVTLGVSESRLSVISYGEERPLCLEKTDECYAKNRRVQFTIR, encoded by the coding sequence ATGTGGTGTGTCGGATGCTTCACACTTCTGGTTGAACTTTCCGGAACCGGATGGGTGGAGGCGGCCCCGACTTCAAGCTACATTCCGGACGAGCTCCTCGTAAAATTTAAGTCCGGCACCCCGGATGACCGGATTCGCCGTGTTCATGCCCGGATGGGCGTGATCCGTGAGAAGCGGATGGGTTATACCGGGATCCAGCGACTCAGACTTCCTCCGGGTCTGTCGGTGGATAGTGCCGTTGCGCAATACCGGAGCAATCCGGATGTCGAGTACGCCGAGCCCAATTATATCCGCCGGGCCATGGCCCGTCCCCTCGACCCCGCCTTTAGTCGGCAATGGGGACTCCACAATACCGGCCAGGACCTCGCCGGCACCCCCACTCCCCTCAAGGGAATACCGGATGACGATATTGACGCGGAAGAGGCCTGGGACATCGTCCAGGGATCTCCGGGCATGGTCATCGCGGTCATCGATTCCGGGGTGGATTATAATCATCCGGATCTGGGCGATGAGGACATCAACAATAACGGCGTGTTGGATCCCTCCGAGGATGTGAATAACAACGGTGCGCTGGATCCGGGAGAGGACACAAACAACAACGGGATATTGGACCCGGCCGAGGATCAAAACGGAAACGGGATGAAGGACCCGGGAAATATCTGGGTCAATCCTGGAGAGGATCTGAACGGAAACGGGATCGCCGATCCAAGCGAGTTGAATACTAATACTGATAATGACAACAACGGATACCCCGATGATATCCAAGGATGGAATTTTGTCGGGACCCAAGTCTCTACCATCGACCCTCAAGGCAATTGCAGCTTCGGCCCGGATGATCCGGACGGGAACAACGACCCGATGGACGATTTCGGCCACGGCACCGCGGTCGCCGGGGTGATCGCCGCGAAAGGGAATAATAACGTGGGGGTGGCCGGTATATTGTGGAACGCGAAGATCATGCCCCTTAAATTCCTCGGATCCGTCGGCTGCGGAACCGTCGCGGATGAGGTGGCGGCCATCGACTATGCGGTCCGGATGGGCGCCCGGATAATAACGATTGCCGCCGGGGGGTCCGGCTTCCAGCAATCGGAGTTCGACGCGATTGCGGCCGCCCGTGACGCGGGCATCTTGGTGGTCGCGGCGGCCGGCAACGGCGGGTCCGACAACGATGCTTCCCCGGTTTATCCCGCGAGCTACGACCTTCCCAACGTGATTTCCGTGGCCTCCAGCGATTTCAAAGATAACCTGGGTTTTCTTTCCAATTACGGGAAGAAGTCGGTCCATCTCGCGGCTCCGGGTGACTGCATCTACACCACCATGCCCACGGGAACCTTCGGCCTGCAAAACCCTCCCAACCTTAACCGGGACTGCACGGATTTGCCGTTTAAACAATATTATGACTATATCACCGGGACATCCTTTGCCGCGGCCTTTGTGTCGGGCGTCGCGGGATTATTGCTGATCCAGGACCCAAGCCTCGCCCCGGATGAATTGAAGGCCATCCTGATCGGAACAACCGATCCCAAAACATCCCTGAAAGGAAAAGTGATCTCCAACGGACGTCTGAATGCCCACCGGGCCCTGACCCGTGATCTCGGGGCGGGTTTCAGCGGAGGAGAGACGGGGAGAGTCGGTTGCGGCGGAATCGATCTCATTGGAGGTGACGGGCCGGTTTCCCCCGGAACCGCGGCCGCTTCATTTCTTGCGATGGCATTTCCCCTGCTCCTGGCTAACCGCAAGGCGAGAAAGATACTGCTGGGCCGTCGGTGGTCGGTATTTTTTTTTATCCTTATCGTTCTATTGCTTGTCTTACAGGTGACCCCCTCCGTTGTCTACGCGCAGGCGGAAGAAGAAACGGAGATGACCCACCAAATTACCCTGAAAATGGGGGTTCATCTCTACCGGAGCAGCGAGTATTTTGATACCAACTCGGAGTTCTTCGAACCGCAAGACCTGACCAGTCTTTCAGAAGAGCTGGAATATGACTACCTGTGGTTTTCCCCGTCGACCATTAGCATCGCGGTCGGTCAGTACGGCGGGAAGACCGATTTTAAAACCATTTGTTGCAGCCAGGTTGAGTTTAGGAATCGTTACCTGATGACCACCCTGAAATTTCACTTCAAACCGGTTAAACTGAAGCCCTTTGAATTTTATCTCGGACCCGGATTGGGTTATAATCGTTTCGATCGGAAGATCACCGTATCGAATTCGACGGACAATTTCTCTCACGGAGTTTTTGACATCCATTTCGTCGCGGGCGCCCAGGTGAGGCTAAATACCCGCCTGAGTATCCTGTTGGAGAGCCGGTATTCCTCCGCCAAGCTCAAGGATGCCGATCCGCTCGGCGACACCCTAAACATTGGTGGCTTGACCACCTACGTGGGGGTGGCGTGGCGTTTTCCGGATTTCCGCCACATTATTCCAACCCTAACCTCGAATGCCGCGGAGGAGAAGATGGGCCCCCAACCCGCCCCCGAACTCACCGAGGAGCGGGTCATCCCGCCCGTCGAAAAACCGCTCGAGGAGGGACCGACGCCGGAGGGGAAGGTGGCGACGGTCGAAGCGGAGTTGCAGCAAATTCACTTTGGTTATGATGATTGGATCATCGCGGAGGAGGCGAGGCCCATCCTGGAAGAAAACGCACGGTGGTTGCAGGCCCACCCGGAGGTCAATCTTGCACTCGAAGGATACTGTGACGAGCGGGGCACCAACGAATATAATTTGGCCCTGGGTGCCCGACGGGCCGAGGCGGTTAAGCAGGTCCTCGTAACGTTGGGGGTTTCTGAAAGCCGCTTGTCGGTCATCAGCTACGGAGAAGAACGGCCCCTTTGTCTTGAAAAGACGGACGAGTGCTACGCGAAAAATCGACGGGTCCAGTTCACCATCCGATGA
- a CDS encoding lysylphosphatidylglycerol synthase transmembrane domain-containing protein yields MNKWIWLFLRVCFSFIFLGVLFWKTDLTKFSEIFRTLDPPLFLVSLVSYTLLFVPLSYRWQLLLGALGIEVSLKRLFKIYLVGVFFNNFLPTAIGGDLVRGLDLYRFTQRGKEAAVSVMAERFLGLAALLIIGVTALVFSYSSLQDPFLVWLILISACGYLILLFGLATPTIFILTARMLNRMRLQWFGQRLLKIPEAIALYKSSLRTLIYSSILSILIQTLTVVIYYILSRSLHLSIPFVYLFLFFPVINIVSMAPVSLGGLGIREGMTVYLFHKVGVESGHALGLSLAWYSIIFLTSLLGGVVFALRGGRGLPPPSSSSRRPEHGHPS; encoded by the coding sequence GTGAATAAATGGATTTGGTTGTTTCTCAGAGTCTGTTTCAGTTTTATTTTCCTGGGTGTTCTCTTCTGGAAAACGGATCTAACCAAGTTTTCCGAAATTTTTCGGACCCTTGATCCGCCGCTTTTCCTTGTAAGCCTCGTTTCGTACACCCTGCTATTTGTTCCGTTATCCTACCGTTGGCAGCTCCTTTTGGGAGCTCTGGGGATTGAAGTTTCCTTGAAAAGACTCTTCAAGATTTATCTCGTTGGGGTTTTTTTTAATAATTTTCTTCCAACAGCCATCGGCGGGGATCTGGTGAGAGGCCTGGATCTTTATCGATTCACCCAGAGGGGGAAGGAGGCCGCCGTGTCGGTCATGGCCGAGCGGTTCCTGGGTTTGGCGGCCCTCTTGATCATCGGCGTGACGGCCCTCGTTTTCAGCTATTCATCCCTTCAGGACCCTTTTCTGGTTTGGTTGATCCTGATTTCAGCATGCGGTTATTTGATCTTGTTGTTCGGCCTGGCGACCCCGACGATCTTCATCCTCACCGCCCGGATGCTGAACCGCATGAGGCTTCAATGGTTCGGACAAAGGTTACTGAAGATACCCGAAGCGATCGCGCTTTACAAATCATCCCTGCGCACATTGATTTACTCATCCATCCTTTCGATCCTCATTCAAACCTTGACGGTCGTTATTTATTACATCCTCTCACGGTCGCTCCACCTTAGCATTCCGTTTGTTTATCTCTTCCTGTTTTTTCCGGTCATCAACATCGTTTCTATGGCGCCCGTTTCGTTGGGTGGGCTCGGAATAAGGGAAGGGATGACGGTTTATCTATTCCATAAAGTCGGGGTGGAGTCCGGTCACGCCCTCGGTCTCTCCTTGGCCTGGTATTCGATCATTTTCCTTACCAGCCTTCTCGGCGGAGTTGTTTTCGCCCTTCGGGGGGGCCGAGGGCTTCCTCCCCCGTCCTCCTCGTCAAGAAGGCCGGAACATGGTCATCCCTCATAA
- a CDS encoding DUF2304 domain-containing protein, which produces MISVAQLFLLSVAVLAMGVAVLWFRQRKISAMALLLWLFLWTGFAVVVLFPKSSVVLAHLLGISRGTDLALYLSVILILFILFRVYVRLEQVDRQITQIVRAVALREAGLEPRESQRAEKIPPGDKP; this is translated from the coding sequence ATGATCAGCGTGGCACAACTCTTTCTCCTGTCCGTGGCTGTATTGGCCATGGGGGTGGCCGTCCTCTGGTTTCGACAGAGGAAAATCAGCGCCATGGCCTTATTGCTCTGGTTGTTCCTGTGGACCGGGTTTGCCGTCGTCGTATTGTTTCCGAAAAGTTCGGTGGTATTGGCTCATCTTCTCGGGATCAGTCGGGGCACCGACCTGGCCCTCTATCTGAGCGTGATTCTGATCCTGTTTATTCTGTTCAGGGTGTACGTGAGGCTGGAGCAGGTGGATCGGCAGATCACCCAAATCGTTCGTGCGGTGGCCCTTCGGGAGGCGGGATTGGAGCCCCGGGAAAGTCAGCGTGCCGAGAAGATTCCGCCCGGGGACAAGCCGTGA
- a CDS encoding glycosyltransferase family 2 protein: MKLAVIIPAYNEEFAIGQVIQEVMSANLPGFEKKIIVVNDGSKDKTGEIARSEGALVVRHLLNRGVGGALGTGIEAALRMGADVVVTCDADGQHSPDDIGRVIEPIQSGRADAVTGSRMIDSTAMPLTRRIANHLANLATWVLLAAKTTDSQSGLRAFSRSAAQRIRITANKYEVCSEICGEIKRLHLRCVDVPIKTIYTDYSMSKGQGFRVGLRTLFRLILSKLVKQS; encoded by the coding sequence ATGAAACTGGCGGTAATTATTCCAGCCTACAATGAAGAGTTTGCGATCGGCCAAGTGATTCAAGAGGTCATGTCAGCCAATCTGCCTGGTTTCGAGAAAAAAATCATCGTTGTCAACGATGGATCAAAGGATAAAACCGGAGAGATAGCCCGGTCTGAAGGGGCCTTGGTGGTCAGGCACCTCCTAAACAGGGGGGTCGGAGGGGCCTTGGGAACAGGGATCGAAGCCGCTCTTCGAATGGGGGCGGACGTGGTTGTGACCTGTGACGCGGATGGTCAGCATTCCCCGGATGACATCGGCCGGGTCATCGAGCCTATCCAGTCGGGGCGGGCGGATGCGGTCACGGGGAGTCGAATGATCGATTCCACCGCCATGCCCTTGACGAGACGAATTGCGAACCATCTCGCAAATCTCGCCACCTGGGTTCTCCTGGCGGCAAAAACGACGGATTCCCAATCCGGCCTGCGGGCCTTCTCCCGTTCGGCGGCGCAACGGATCCGAATCACCGCGAACAAATACGAGGTTTGTTCCGAGATCTGCGGCGAAATCAAACGCCTTCACCTTCGCTGCGTCGATGTTCCGATCAAGACGATTTATACCGATTATTCGATGTCCAAGGGCCAAGGATTCCGGGTCGGGTTAAGGACCCTGTTTCGGTTGATCTTGTCCAAATTGGTGAAGCAATCATGA
- a CDS encoding tetratricopeptide repeat protein yields MNTQPSLTRVAPAIALGTALLFVTHPVQTQAVTYIVQRFASLAALFYLLTVIAYLKWRLSTPESKHRHLWYATAFIATVLGMKTKETTFTLPFMLLLVEFVFFGPPTRKQWLALTPFFLTLPIIPFSRPDALGTGSDALARAATDLGRWDYLCTQFRVIMTYLRLLVWPVDQNLAYDYPASHSLLDPPVFLSFLFLSALFAAAVYLVFLSRRAAADPRLRLIGFGLLWFFVTLSIESSIIPIRDVINEHRLYLPSAGLFLGVGVAVLGYAGRARVWAAMGIGLLVLIFSVLTFERNLVWRDELSLWTDVVRKSPNLALGYYSLGAAFANQGKLDEAIKNYARSLELDPKDPRTHYDLANAYKKAGRIEESIREYQSAITLVPGYAEAHNNLGIVYEERGQMEDAFREYQTALRFKPYLADAHNNMGVVYKKMGRTDDAVLEYRKAIALDPAFVEAYNNLGTIYKNTGRLQEAVRVFRAVVALRPDDPEAHNRLGILYVSLGHVEEGIREYQAAIHLKPDYAGAYNNLGLALYQKGQFAEAQAALETGLKINPDDGRVHLLLGIIEEKRDQFDEAILHLETSLKLLPDIPETYYYLGTAYHRKGQTQNALNAFKRALQLRPNYEDARQALKALGP; encoded by the coding sequence ATGAACACCCAACCTTCGTTGACTCGCGTTGCCCCGGCCATCGCCCTGGGGACCGCGCTGCTGTTTGTGACCCATCCCGTCCAGACCCAGGCCGTCACCTACATCGTCCAGCGCTTCGCCTCACTGGCCGCGCTGTTCTACCTGCTCACCGTCATCGCTTACCTGAAATGGCGCTTGAGCACCCCTGAATCCAAACATCGCCATCTGTGGTACGCCACCGCCTTCATCGCCACGGTCCTGGGCATGAAGACCAAGGAGACCACCTTCACCCTCCCCTTCATGCTCCTGCTGGTGGAGTTCGTCTTCTTCGGACCCCCCACCCGAAAACAGTGGCTGGCTCTGACCCCCTTCTTCCTCACCCTGCCCATCATCCCATTCTCCCGCCCGGATGCTTTAGGCACGGGAAGTGACGCATTGGCCCGAGCGGCGACCGATCTGGGCCGATGGGATTATCTTTGCACCCAGTTCCGGGTGATCATGACCTATCTGCGGCTCCTGGTCTGGCCCGTGGATCAGAACCTGGCCTATGACTATCCGGCCTCCCATTCGCTGTTGGATCCCCCGGTCTTCCTCTCCTTCCTGTTTCTCTCGGCCCTGTTCGCCGCCGCGGTCTATCTGGTCTTTCTCTCCCGTCGCGCGGCCGCCGATCCCCGTCTCCGCCTCATCGGCTTTGGGCTCCTGTGGTTTTTCGTCACCCTGTCGATCGAATCCTCCATCATCCCCATCCGCGATGTGATCAATGAACACCGGCTCTATCTGCCCAGCGCCGGACTGTTTCTTGGCGTCGGGGTTGCCGTCTTGGGCTATGCCGGTCGGGCACGGGTCTGGGCCGCAATGGGGATCGGGCTGTTGGTGCTCATATTCTCGGTCCTCACCTTTGAGCGAAACCTTGTTTGGAGGGACGAACTCTCCCTTTGGACGGATGTGGTCCGGAAAAGCCCAAACCTGGCTTTGGGATACTACAGCCTTGGCGCGGCCTTCGCGAATCAAGGGAAACTGGACGAGGCCATTAAAAATTATGCCAGGTCCTTGGAACTGGATCCGAAGGATCCCCGGACTCATTACGATCTGGCCAACGCGTATAAAAAAGCCGGACGGATCGAGGAATCCATCCGCGAATACCAATCGGCTATCACCCTTGTCCCCGGTTATGCCGAGGCCCACAACAATTTGGGAATCGTCTATGAAGAACGCGGACAGATGGAGGATGCGTTTCGGGAATATCAAACGGCCCTCCGGTTTAAACCCTACCTGGCCGATGCTCACAATAACATGGGAGTCGTCTATAAAAAAATGGGGCGCACGGACGATGCCGTCCTGGAGTACCGAAAAGCCATAGCCCTCGATCCCGCATTTGTTGAAGCCTATAACAATCTGGGAACGATTTACAAGAATACGGGACGACTCCAGGAGGCGGTCCGTGTTTTTCGGGCCGTCGTGGCCCTCAGGCCGGATGATCCCGAGGCACACAACCGCCTAGGAATTCTTTATGTAAGCCTGGGGCATGTCGAGGAAGGCATCCGGGAATACCAGGCCGCAATCCATTTAAAACCCGATTATGCGGGCGCCTACAACAACCTGGGACTGGCCTTATATCAAAAAGGGCAATTTGCCGAGGCGCAGGCGGCGCTCGAAACGGGTCTCAAAATCAACCCGGACGACGGGCGGGTCCACCTTCTTTTAGGAATCATCGAAGAGAAGAGGGACCAATTTGACGAGGCCATCTTGCACTTAGAGACCAGTCTGAAATTATTGCCGGATATTCCCGAAACATATTATTACCTGGGGACGGCCTATCATCGCAAAGGGCAAACCCAAAATGCCTTGAACGCCTTCAAGCGGGCCTTACAGCTCCGGCCCAATTACGAAGACGCCCGTCAGGCTTTGAAGGCGCTGGGGCCGTGA
- a CDS encoding sulfotransferase: MSEDRIKVLYIGGSSRTGSTLFDRLLGQIDGFFSVGEIRHIWSKGLGQNQLCGCGTPLKECDFWRSVVHEAFGGLEHVDVNEILGVQRSLDRWWHIPRLLFGRKTSRFIERLEGYKKILSRLYRAVQKVSGCRVIVDSSKYPSHGIILNSMPEIDFYPVHLVRDSRAVAFSWQKKWLKPEVTWKQEPMPNYNPFVCASEYLVMNVSLQIFRKINDRYFFLYYEDLASHPQKMVAQTLTHLRLPYPGPKFINDHTIELRPNHTVAGNPMRFKQGVIEIRPDIDWAGKMKGRHRSLVTALTFPLLYRYGYIGRKKPYEG; this comes from the coding sequence GTGAGCGAGGACCGAATCAAGGTTCTTTACATCGGGGGGTCCAGCCGAACCGGCAGTACGCTTTTTGATCGGCTCTTGGGACAGATCGACGGTTTTTTCTCTGTCGGCGAGATCCGCCACATCTGGTCTAAAGGCTTGGGGCAAAACCAATTGTGCGGCTGCGGTACGCCGCTCAAAGAATGCGATTTCTGGCGCTCGGTCGTCCATGAGGCCTTCGGAGGCTTGGAACATGTCGATGTGAATGAAATTTTGGGCGTACAGCGATCGCTCGACCGATGGTGGCATATCCCCCGGCTCCTTTTCGGCCGTAAAACATCCCGGTTCATTGAGCGGCTCGAAGGGTATAAAAAAATTCTGAGTCGTTTATACCGGGCCGTTCAAAAGGTTTCAGGATGCCGCGTCATTGTGGATTCATCCAAATATCCTTCCCACGGAATCATTTTAAACAGCATGCCGGAAATTGATTTCTACCCTGTTCATCTCGTACGCGACAGCCGCGCGGTCGCTTTTTCATGGCAGAAGAAATGGCTCAAACCCGAAGTGACCTGGAAACAAGAACCGATGCCGAATTACAACCCGTTTGTTTGCGCCTCGGAATATCTCGTGATGAATGTGTCCCTTCAGATCTTCCGGAAAATCAACGATCGGTATTTTTTTCTCTATTACGAGGATCTGGCAAGCCATCCCCAAAAAATGGTCGCCCAAACCCTGACCCATCTACGATTGCCCTATCCGGGTCCGAAGTTTATCAATGACCACACGATCGAATTAAGGCCCAATCATACCGTGGCGGGAAATCCCATGCGGTTTAAGCAGGGCGTTATCGAGATCAGGCCGGACATCGATTGGGCGGGGAAGATGAAGGGAAGGCATCGATCATTGGTCACCGCCCTGACCTTTCCGTTATTATATCGTTACGGCTATATCGGTCGGAAAAAACCTTATGAGGGATGA
- a CDS encoding class I SAM-dependent methyltransferase: protein MFIQIDRDILEGVYQDHPKTTLYFSRNAVVRQIFWKRLKTLYRLMEHADHPKDHILDFGGGNGVFLPSLAQLFKHVTCIDLDTQRAAKIAAVFDLKNVKLQSANLNNDSLLEKPVDAIVAADVLEHFKDLSGPVRSVTRFLKDDGFLYTSLPTENRLYVLLRKIFNLKKPEDHYHSGYEVENFLSANGFRRLKRRHIPFPLFSLFLVSQWKKIQSGPKMGPSDPQIQSSKKF, encoded by the coding sequence ATGTTTATTCAAATCGATCGGGACATTCTTGAAGGAGTTTACCAGGACCACCCTAAAACCACATTGTATTTCTCGAGAAATGCGGTTGTCCGGCAAATATTTTGGAAAAGACTAAAAACGCTTTATCGGCTCATGGAACATGCCGATCATCCAAAAGACCACATCTTGGATTTTGGGGGAGGGAACGGCGTATTTTTGCCTTCCCTGGCTCAATTGTTCAAACACGTGACCTGCATTGATTTGGATACCCAAAGAGCGGCGAAGATAGCCGCTGTTTTTGACCTTAAAAATGTTAAGCTCCAATCCGCCAACCTCAACAATGATTCGCTTCTTGAAAAACCGGTCGATGCCATTGTCGCGGCGGATGTATTGGAACATTTTAAGGATTTATCGGGGCCGGTTCGTTCGGTCACCCGTTTTTTGAAAGACGACGGTTTCCTCTACACCTCCCTCCCGACCGAGAACCGTCTCTATGTTTTATTGCGAAAAATATTCAACCTGAAAAAACCGGAGGATCACTACCATTCCGGCTACGAGGTCGAAAATTTCCTTTCCGCGAACGGATTTCGGAGGTTGAAGCGGAGACATATCCCTTTTCCCTTATTCTCCCTTTTCTTGGTCAGCCAATGGAAAAAGATCCAATCCGGCCCCAAGATGGGACCGTCCGATCCACAAATCCAATCCTCAAAAAAGTTTTAA